The DNA window TCAGAttcacagagacaggaaggagagtcCCGGTGGCGGGGCGATGGGCACAGTGACAGCTTGGGAAGGTGAGAAATTCTGGAAATGGAGGGTGGTAATGACGAGAAATGATGTGAATGCACTCAATGCCACAGAACTACAGACTTTAAAATGGTCAAAGTGGTAGATTTGGTATGTATTTTTAACCACGATTGTAAACAGTTATCTagctcacccccccaccccattatACAGACGAGAACAGTTTCAAATGGGTCACACGATGTCCAAGTTCACATTACCTcctgaaaaatgaagatattctATTTCCATTAACAATACGGCCTCTCAATTCTTTGTAGATGACGGTATAAAACAAGAGACACCACTAAAGACACAGTGACTAACAGGAAACGAGTGACATATCACAAGATAAACtgtaaagggggcacctgggtggctcagtccataaagcatccaatctcagttcaggtcatgatctcgtggttcgtgagttcgaggccccacatcgtgctctttATCAGCACAAagtttgcttcagatcctctgaccccatctctctctgccccttccctgctcatgctctctgtctctgtgcctcaccagctcattctctctctcaaaataaacaaaatgaaattttatgtctttttctgaatcattctgtcttattctttttcctttttttccaatgTATGTTCTTTCATGCTACTTTCCATATCTCTGTAATCTTGAGATTTCTTTAAAGCAAAATGGGAACCTCATCAATAAAACACATGGCCACAACTATAAACGAGTCTTCAAGAGTAAGTTAAACTACATCCTGAATACATGACTTACAAAAGACAACGTTCTGAAATACTTTTCATCACAATGATTAACGTTAAATTCTGGTGTTTCAGAAGACCGATTCCCCACTGGCATAAAGGCAGCTTGGTCATACTGCAGCGTAAGCACACACCACGTGAGCACTCGCGCCTCTTGCAAGCGGAGTTCTGTGCAGAAACATCCTTGAGAATTACCTTGGAAACCACTTGGCGTGCTCCACCCACGGGTCGTCTCCAGATTCCCAACATCTTAAGCCACCGTCACAACAAAAGCATTTGACATCATCATTGCGACCTAAGGAAAACAGAAGGCAGCTCAGCACGCACGTCCCACCACAGACACAGAAGTGACCTGGGGCACACACAGCTGCACTAGGCTCTCACCCACGTAATAGAAGCCGGCACTGGCGAGCTGCTCGGGCTGGACCGGGACGTTCAATGGCCAGCACACAAACGTTCTCAGCCGAGCTGCGTGCGTCTGCATGCTGAGGTTTGAAATGCTAAACCTCAGCGACTccagagaattttccagaaacgGGCAGTTGGGAAAATGTCTCCGATGCTCTGACAGAGCGTCATCCTTCGGCTCCCAGTTGCTTAGGGTGCCACCGCAGGCGAAGCAGGCCACCTTGTCCCCAGGTCCTATGTAATAGAAGCCGGCTCTCGCCAATTCCAAGGGTGACAAGAAGGTTAACGGCCACATGTGGTAAGTCAGAAATCGGGCTTCTTCAGTACTCATCGCGTAACTGTAGGGGTTAGTCCTCAATGGGGGGACATCTTCAAGGGCTCTAGCATTCACAGGGTTTGGAGAAAGGTTGGAATGAGAACCACTGAATGAGCCACCATGTTCCATAGTGGGAGACAACGAATATGAAAAACTGTTTCTCACTGGAGAAGTATTCTTAGAGGTGGATTCCAGACTCGTGAGAGAAACCAGACTGTGAATAAAGCTACAGCTCGGATACAGCTGTTTATGCTTTTCAATAGGACTGTCTCCATGTTTCCAGTTGTCCAGCATCAGGCCACAGCAGAAACACTTAACCTTGTCGTTCACACCCGTGTAGTAGAACCCAGCCCGAGCGAGACTCCTTTCTGAGACGGGAACGCCGGCGGGGAACGTGGAGTACGTGGACATCCTATAGAGCTCACAGGAAAGGTCATACTGGATTCTCTGCTTGCTGCCGACTGTCTGACTTGTGAAGATAGTGCTATCTCCCATCGTACTCTTAATTCTCTGACAGGAAGAACCTGGCACACGTCTCTGGGAAGCAGTTTTGTGCATGAGTGATTTCACTTTTCGATGACTAAAAACCTTCCCAGGAAATTTCTCAAACCTTCACCCTAGTTTCTTTTTACCATAAGGAAGAATCAAAGGATAAACTTCTGCTTATGTAAAGTTCACTACACCCTCTTTAAGGATTTATAGGAGTTTACACTCAGGTGGGATGAATATCTGTCCTTATTTACCACGATACGATTTAGTGCTGTTTGCGATGATATTAACTCAGGTAACTCAAATGCTATCTGCTCATTAGTTGCTATAATACTGACATAAAGGCCTGAAAGAAGCTGACACACAAATAAAAGTATGTTAAAACTGCCAGATTTTTCAAGGAGGTTGATATCCCCACAATTCTAAAGTACTATGTACCTTAATTATGCCATTAATTTACTTTTAGTTATAAGCCACAAAGCTTGTTTATGAAGCCAATTACTGATTATGCTTCAAGAGGGAAAAATTATAGAGATTTCTTTCAAGCActttaatatacttaaaaagaGCTTGTTTTTCTCTAGTAAACAAGAAGTAAAATCTTCATAATAGTCATATTATCTAAACGCTAATTTCACATAGGTTATCACCACAGTATTCACTTAAATGGGTTACATCAACTTCAGTAACTACTTCTGGGGATATCAACACCCACAAGCTTTAGTCAACCTGTGCCTGTTTTAGTGTGTATGAtgtcaaatgaaatgaaattttcctAAAGCTAATTCCACCTTTGTTAAATATTGTTTACATCTGTTTCCATTTCCTGCAGCAACATTATGTTGTCTTTCTTCCCAACTCTGCCTACCAATTTATTATGCTTGATCAGTTGAAggtattttcttaataaactataaaatttccaCCAGAGAAACTTTTACACtgcatttaaaatgcaaatcatctatctatctataatacTCAGATATAAAATCACCTTATAAAGACACAGCTTAAGGTTTCTAGTGTTATCACAAATTGGTAACAAAATATCATCAACAGAATGACTATTTGTGCACATGTACCAGGAACTGACCCTACCACGCTTCTTTCTGAAaactcttaatattttaaaagtgtaattcATACACAAAATTACACTCCATAGAATTCACACTATATCCCTTTATAAAGTTTCTCCATAACAGGGTCCTCCATGATGGGATTTATTACTGGAGGGGAAAgaaatgggtgggggggggggggagtcgaTTCTTCAAGGCcgaaaatctaaaaagaaaaaaacaaaagctattttAGAAAAACTGTACTTTGATGGTAAACAGTACCTATAGACTGTTCAGTGTAGTCACTAACTCTAAGGACTAAATCTAAGAACGATTTACACTTTACATAACACATCTTAACTCCAGAAACCGTCACCAAAATTTTCCAACTggataaacaattaaaataaatgcaacataCCCCCATTAGCAGTAAGTATATCgtttctaaagaaataattttaccatttttctattcctttgtttttaacatttattttgagaggaagagagagcgagcatgggcaggggagaggcagaggagggagggaaagaatcttaagcagactccacgctccgcacagagccagaggcagggcttgatcccacgactccgggatcacgacctgaccctAAATTAAGGTTCTGACGcctcatcaactgagccactcaggcgccccacgcactagaaagatttttaaaacacgTACAGTTCTGAGGACAGACAACTGCACATAGAAAGCTACTTTGTTCTTGGTCTCCCCCTCTTCTGGTGACAACTCCTAAGGGCTTAAAGGACGAGTATGGCAGTTTGCTAGACGCAAAAGGCGGCAGCGGAGAAAGACGGAGCCTGCGGTCCATCAACAGCACCCAGCACAGCAGTAACCAGACAAACAGGCAGTTCTAATGCTGAGACTCTGCAGGGCCAGGCAAGTGGCAGGGAGAAGAGATGCAGCGAGAGCTCGCTCTTCAGAACACCACATCCGCGCGCACAGAGCACCTGGAGAACCCGCACAAGCAGGGCCCGCGCCAAACTTCCCTCACCTCGGCCCCCGCCCTCCCGAGGCCTCAGGCCAGGGACCCCGAGGCCCGGTCCGCGTTCCCCGGTATCACGCGTGGACCCTACCCTTCAGAGGCTGCAGCCGAGAACCGCCGCACCCCAGCCCGCCCGAGACTGCAGCCGAGGGACCCCATGGCCCGGCCCCGCGCACCCCGGGTCCCGCCCTCCCAAGGCCGCAGCCGAAGGAACCCCGCCGCCCGGCCTCGCGCACCCCGGGTCTCGCACTCCGGACTCCGCCCTCCGGAGGCTGCAGCCCAGCTGCACCCGCGGAGACGCTGAGCGCGCTGCCCGGCCGGAGTCCGAGCGACGGCAGTTCGGCTCTGACTCCCCTCGCCCCGAGAGCCTCGGGGCCGGGCCTCTCGAGACTTAACGGGAGCGTCGGCGAGCGAGGACAGCCCGGAGCCCAGGCGCTCGGCCGGGGGACTCGcggccttcccctccccccgttCAACTTGGGCGCCCCGACCGTCCTGTCCCCGTCCCAACCGACCCCGCGCCCCGACCGGGGCCGCACTCACCGCACACACCGCGCGGCGGTCTCCAGAGAGCCCCAGCGGCGATGCCCACCTGAGACGCGGCTGACCGGCACCGCTCCGGCGTCCCGAGCCCCCGCCCAGGCGGGGCACGCGCTGACGCACGCTGACGTCAGCGCGGCGCCGGGGGTTTGCGTCAGAGGGCGGGACCGCATGCCAGCTGGCGCTCCGGACTCACTTCCTCCCGAGGGGCGGGGCACGCCCCGCGGAATTCCTCCAAAGCGGCGTTGGCGCCTGCTCCAGCGCCGGCGACTGCGCTATGGGTGCTAGTGTTCGCGCTTTGGGGTCGAAGTGGGCGCTCGCCCGGGCTGGGCGGACAGGGCAGCCCAGGTGGTGCGCGGGTGATCGGCAGGACATTAATCTTGAAATCTGGACTTTGCAATCTCTCCGGATATACGTCTATTCATAATCGCTCGTTGTGTCCTTTGTTCTTCGACTTTTGGTGTTGCGGACTGGGAGCACGTATGTCTGGACAGCATCCTAGACGGGACAGCTCGCGGCCCTGTCCTGTGTGCAGTTCCGGGCCGGCGTTGGCGGCCTGCCCGCTGTGGATCCGGGACTGGTGCTTGCATGGGGTGCAGGTGTACCTGCGTGCGTGTGCACGGTGGGCAGATAGAATGCCCCAGGACGTCCCCCGCACAGCGACAAGCCGCGAGACAGCGTCTCGTGCGCGGCCTGTCCTCTTGCAGGGACCTGGGGGCGACCTCTCCAGACTCCCAGCTCGCGAGCCACGTGGTCAGGCGGCCGGGGAattccaggacctgagctgtccCCATTTCCTGCCCCTGTCCCTTCTGCCCAGTCACCGAACGGGACACAGAACTGCCGAGGCTCCCAGTGACTAAACACTTCCAAATACATGCCTCTGTACTAGGTCAGCGTGCCATTCAGTCCCTGTTTCTCGGAAAGTTGCAGACCTTCCAAATATAGGTGGGAAAATACATGTAGCAACACTTGTGCGTTTTCAAGTCaagattatttctctttttcagttcTTGTCCTGACCAAAAAAAGTAAGATAATGAATATGCTTCCGTATTGGGAAAATTTCACATCTGAAGCATTCAAAGGCTTTAAATACGTTTCCAAAAAAAGTATGTAATAACATTCAGGGATTTTTAACTTCTAATCTTGTATAATCCGGTTATTTACTGTTAAATTTATTCAGTTACCCGCTTCTTCATATTTCCAGTGTAGAGttgttggtaatttttaaaagtagggcATGTATTTCTGCTGAAGTTGCCATTCTAATACCTGTCACATTCATATAGGAAAAATAGGATCCAAGAcaagtttgaggaaaaaaaaataggactgaAGGGACTTGTCCACCAGACACCAACAATACAATGAAGatgtagtaattaaaataatatcctATTTGCACATGGCTGGACAAATAAAGGAACAAGATAACCTCaggaaaaaaaggatatatacatattatatatatgaatttgaTAGGATGTTGGTGTTACACATTAGGGAGAAAAGGATTAACTGGTCAATATATAGTGCTAAGCAAATGGTTATTgcaaagaaacatgaaattagAACGTGACCTAAACTATTCAATTCCTAGTGGAGAAAAGCCCTGACAGTGAACAGCTATCATTATGAATCTGGGGATTAAACCTATTTCATGACTTGTACTCCATTCAGGTCTTGTCATTATTGGTGCTGCAgggggggaggaaaaataatttttcctccaTCCCTCTTGGTTCTTGGCTGAGACAATCCTATGGTACAAAgatgaacaagagaaaaacacaagtttAATAACACGTATACCTCCTGTATACCATGGGAGGGATGGGAAAACAAGAACTCCCTGAAATGGTAGAAGCCATCACCACAAATACCACCTTCAGCTGAAGACAAGACATGCGGGGTGGGGAGTCAGTTAAGGGAAGTTACCcgaaaagcacagtaaacaagggTAAAGCTGCTATGCGGATGTAAGTCCTTGCCTTCTCCATTGATAAGAATTTCTAGAGATGTGATCATCCCCCTCTTCCTGGTACTGCCAAGAAGACACCCTTACAAATGGGGACTTCCCTTGTACACAGAAACATCTCTCacaaaagggtaacttctactCGGTTTTCAGAGTTTAtcctgtgtctgctgtttcttaaaaataaggagCTCAACAAAATTCTGATGTCAAAGAGACTCCTTTTGGTGTAGCAAAATTCTACTCCCCCTCACAGGGCTCAGATTTTATCTTAGACCATTAGGAGCTTAGTCACTCTGGTTGCTGAGTCCTTTTGAAGTTGGCCCTAGTAGCCTTTGCTGGCCAGGCTGGTTTTATACATTTCCTATCCCACACCTGTAATAAGGATTTATCCAAGTGCATTTAGTGGGAAATGGTTTTCAAATACCATAAATCTGAATGTTTGTGGTGATGATTCTTCTTGAGTTGTATTGTTTTTATCACCTGTTTCATGAAGAGAGCTGGGTAATATGGTCTTGTTTGGAGCAGGGCTGAAttgtctttttataataaaattcatcATGAATCTTACTCTGAATTCCAATTCATTATCACacatccttcccttccttcacacTGAAAAATCCTTTCTCCATTCTACTCCCCAACCCATAGGTAATGATTTAAACATCTTTTACGGttcattcttttcacttttaagttGTAGTTAATCATATACTTATCCATATCTCCCTTTTTCTTATACAGATGGTAGCATACAtttccctcccctcttttttcacttaacagtacATTCTGGAGATTACTCAGTACTGGTGTATATGTATAGAGAGATTCCCCATTTCTGCATAGTAGCCCTTTGTGTAGATGATAATATATTCAACTAGTATCATTATTCAAATACTTCCCTCTTGATGAACATCTGGGTGGTTTCCAATGTTTTGCTTTTACAAGCAGGGCTGTAATGAATAAtcacagacattttattttaagatatattcccagaagttgGACTATTAGGTCAAATGGTAAATTCTTATGTAATTTTGCTAGAGATGGACAAATACCCTTCCTTTTCCATAGGAGTGTTAGTGTTTTGTAATCCAGCCAGCAATGTGAGTTCCTTTTTTCTGCCCAGCTTCACCAGGGGACTACATTGTCAAACTTCCAGATTTTTTCCAGTCTGTTAGATTAATAGTATTTcagtatagttttaattttattgctcTCTTTTGAATGAGACTAAAGGTCTTTCCATGTGTATCAATtgcatatataacattttatatatttttaaaaattaagaataaaagaatgttAGGATTATGTGGTAttgctaaagaaaataattattctgacACTTGTTGAAATTTCAACAGGTAAGAAACAACCGGTACGGAAGCCTTTATTCAGGACAGTGGCAATACGAATATTGCAATagggagacagagcaggctcAAGTCTGAATACTGCCAAGACAGCTGAGGATTGAGGGTCAACCAGCAGAATGAGGGGCAGTGGATATAAAATAACGTCACGGAGTCATCAAGGGCAGGGGGAGTCTGGCTGAAGACAGGCTAAAGGCTTATATGTCAACGGTAGGGGATAAGGAATTTGTTCACATACCAAGGATGGGGACATTCTCACCAAGCAGACCTAGCGGGATTCTTGCTAAGAccggggaagggaaggtggacagaagatgcggggcttgacctaTGGGGAAAGTGCAGACTTAAATCTGCAGGACAAACCTCACCCTTCCTTCCCGAGCTTTTCCTGCTAGCCTCCCAGAACTAACCTGCCtgcacctttcttttctttggtctttAACTGAAAACAGTGTTTAAGCCTATACTTAGGCCAATTCAGGGAATTACTAATTTTCCCCATGTATGTGTAATGTGTACGTGTTgaacttctgttttttcttctgttaatctctCAGTCAAGAACtcagaagggtagagggaaaattatttaaaaaaatttttttaagtttatttattttgagagtgagagcacaagcaagcaggacagggacagagagagagtgtgagagagtcacagagtgggggagagagggaaagagagagagagagagagagagcgagagagagagagagagagagagaggagagattcccaagcagagagaaattctgcgctgacagcacagagcccaacatggggctcaaactcacaaaccatgagatgctgacctaggctgaaacctaacgtcagacactcaactgactgagtcaccgaggcaccccaggaaaattattttatagtacATAGTGATATACTAAAGGGAAGGTTCTCCAGCTGGGGTCCTGTAAACTAGATTGGACCAAGAGATAATAAcgagagaaaaacagaagtttacTAAAATGTGCATCCCACATGTACATATGAGAAACCTCAGTAATGAGTACCTGAAGAGGTAATTAGAACTTGGGTTTAAACACCACCAAAGGAAAAGAGGTTTGGGGATTCTGGGTGAGAGAGGAAAGTCCTAGGAAAATGACCAGGAAAAATATGGTAGAAAAGAGTGTCTTAGTAAGATGTGTCTTTGCAGATATAAGACCACGCCCTCTG is part of the Suricata suricatta isolate VVHF042 chromosome 11, meerkat_22Aug2017_6uvM2_HiC, whole genome shotgun sequence genome and encodes:
- the BIRC2 gene encoding baculoviral IAP repeat-containing protein 2 isoform X1; translation: MHKTASQRRVPGSSCQRIKSTMGDSTIFTSQTVGSKQRIQYDLSCELYRMSTYSTFPAGVPVSERSLARAGFYYTGVNDKVKCFCCGLMLDNWKHGDSPIEKHKQLYPSCSFIHSLVSLTSLESTSKNTSPVRNSFSYSLSPTMEHGGSFSGSHSNLSPNPVNARALEDVPPLRTNPYSYAMSTEEARFLTYHMWPLTFLSPLELARAGFYYIGPGDKVACFACGGTLSNWEPKDDALSEHRRHFPNCPFLENSLESLRFSISNLSMQTHAARLRTFVCWPLNVPVQPEQLASAGFYYVGRNDDVKCFCCDGGLRCWESGDDPWVEHAKWFPRCEFLIRMKGQEFVDEIQARYPHLLEQLLSTSDASGDENTDPPIVRFGPGESSSEDAVMMSTPVVKAALEMGFSRSLVTQTVQSKILTSGENYKTVSDLVLALLDAEDETREEEKERQTEELASDDLSLIRRNRMALFQQLTCVLPILDNLLKANVINKQEHDIIKQKTQIPLQARELIDTVLVKGNAAANIFKTCLKEIDPTLYKNLFVDKNMKYIPTEDVSGLSLEEQLRRLQEERTCKVCMDREVSVVFIPCGHLVVCRDCAPALRKCPICRGTIKGTVRTFLS
- the BIRC2 gene encoding baculoviral IAP repeat-containing protein 2 isoform X2, yielding MHKTASQRRVPGSSCQRIKSTMGDSTIFTSQTVGSKQRIQYDLSCELYRMSTYSTFPAGVPVSERSLARAGFYYTGVNDKVKCFCCGLMLDNWKHGDSPIEKHKQLYPSCSFIHSLVSLTSLESTSKNTSPVRNSFSYSLSPTMEHGGSFSGSHSNLSPNPVNARALEDVPPLRTNPYSYAMSTEEARFLTYHMWPLTFLSPLELARAGFYYIGPGDKVACFACGGTLSNWEPKDDALSEHRRHFPNCPFLENSLESLRFSISNLSMQTHAARLRTFVCWPLNVPVQPEQLASAGFYYVGRNDDVKCFCCDGGLRCWESGDDPWVEHAKWFPRCEFLIRMKGQEFVDEIQARYPHLLEQLLSTSDASGDENTDPPIVRFGPGESSSEDAVMMSTPVVKAALEMGFSRSLVTQTVQSKILTSGENYKTVSDLVLALLDAEDETREEEKERQTEELASVKGNAAANIFKTCLKEIDPTLYKNLFVDKNMKYIPTEDVSGLSLEEQLRRLQEERTCKVCMDREVSVVFIPCGHLVVCRDCAPALRKCPICRGTIKGTVRTFLS